From Scomber scombrus chromosome 13, fScoSco1.1, whole genome shotgun sequence, a single genomic window includes:
- the LOC133993049 gene encoding olfactory receptor 11A1-like produces the protein MDDQFNVTYITLGGHVEVDKYRYLYFVIMFTVYIFIICSNAIIVYLIVIHQNLHEPMYIFIAALLVNSVLYSTAMYPKFLIDFLSKKQIISHSVCHFQFFLFYTLGGSEFLLLSAMAYDRYVSICKPLQYPVIMRKTTVSIFLLLAWLVPACQVAGSTALSARRKLCNFTLKGIFCNNSIYKLHCVSSRGLSIYGVIILLNVVFFPLLFIVFTYIKILVIANRSSREVRKKAAQTCLPHLLVLINLSLLCTYDIIILRLESELPKTIRLIMTLQVVLYHPLFNPIIYGLKMKEITKHLCKLFCRVKII, from the coding sequence ATGGATGATCAGTTTAATGTAACGTATATAACTCTTGGTGGGCATGTAGAAGTGGACAAATACAGGTACCTTTATTTTGTGATCATGTTcacagtatatatttttatcatttgcAGTAATGCTATTATTGTGTACCTCATTGTGATTCACCAAAACCTTCATGAGCCTATGTACATTTTCATTGCAGCTTTGTTGGTCAACTCTGTTCTCTACAGTACTGCTATGTACCCAAAGTTTTTGATTGACTTTTTATCTAAAAAACAGATCATATCACATTCAGTATGTCACTTTcagttctttttattttatactttaggCGGTTCAGAATTCTTACTGTTGTCAGCCATGGCTTATGACAGGTATGTGTCTATATGTAAACCTCTGCAATATCCAGTTATCATGAGGAAGACAACTGTCAGTATTTTCTTGCTTTTGGCCTGGCTTGTGCCAGCTTGTCAAGTGGCAGGGTCAACTGCATTGAGTGCTAGGAGAAAACTCTGTAACTTTACTTTGAAAGGAATTTTTTGTAACAATTCAATTTACAAACTTCACTGTGTGAGCTCAAGAGGACTATCTATATATGGTGTGATTATTTTGctgaatgttgtattttttcctttGCTCTTCATAGTTTTCACATACATAAAGATACTTGTAATAGCCAATCGAAGTAGTAGAGAAGTCAGGAAAAAAGCTGCACAGACATGTTTACCCCACCTGCTGGTTTTAATAAACCTTTCCTTGTTGTGTACATATGACATTATCATACTGAGACTTGAATCAGAACTTCCAAAAACTATTCGTTTAATAATGACTTTGCAAGTAGTTTTGTATCATCCTCTCTTTAATCCAATCATATATGGactaaaaatgaaagaaatcacTAAACACCTCTGTAAATTGTTCTGTCGAGTCAAAATAATCTGA
- the LOC133993057 gene encoding olfactory receptor 6N2-like gives MDHEANVTYITFDGHVDVNKYGYLYFLIMFIVYILIICCNSTIICLIWTHKNLHEPMYIFIAALLLNSVVLSTAMYPKMLIDFLSKKQIISYSACLFQFFLFYSLNGSEFLLLSAMAYDRYVSICKPLHYPTIMRKTTVIIFLALAWLLPACQIAVPAILSADMKLCSLTLKGIFCNNTIYQLHCVSSTARSIFGIVALMNIALFPMLFIIFTYTKIFIISYRSCGEVRKKAAQTCLPHLLVLISFACLCAYDVSIIRLGPNFTKTVHLIMTLQFVIYHPLFNPIIYGLKMKEITKHLKRLFCQAKVI, from the coding sequence ATGGATCATGAAGCTAATGTAACATATATAACTTTTGATGGGCATGTGGATGTGAACAAATATGGGTATCTTTATTTTCTGATCATGTTTATAGTATACATTCTAATAATATGCTGTAATTCCACAATTATATGCCTTATCTGGACTCACAAAAACCTTCATGAGCCTATGTACATTTTCATTGCAGCCTTGCTACTGAACTCTGTTGTTTTAAGCACTGCTATGTACCCAAAGATGTTAATTGACTTTTTATCCAAAAAACAGATCATATCTTATTCAGCCTGTCTCTTTcaattttttctattttattctttaaatggTTCAGAATTCTTACTGTTGTCAGCCATGGCTTATGACAGGTATGTGTCTATATGTAAACCTCTGCATTATCCAACTATCATGAGAAAAACAACTGTCATCATTTTTTTGGCTTTAGCGTGGCTTTTGCCAGCATGTCAGATTGCAGTACCAGCAATACTGAGTGCTGATATGAAACTCTGCAGCCTAACATTAAAAGGAATTTTTTGTAATAACACCATTTACCAACTCCACTGTGTGAGTTCAACAGCACGATCTATATTTGGCATTGTGGCTCTGATGAACATTGCACTTTTTCCTATGCTCTTCATCATCTTTACATACACAAAGATATTTATAATATCCTATAGGAGCTGTGGAGAGGTCAGGAAAAAAGCTGCACAGACCTGTTTACCCCATCTTCTGGTTTTAATCAGCTTtgcctgtttgtgtgcataCGATGTCAGTATAATTAGACTGGGACCTAATTTTACAAAAACTGTACATTTAATTATGACATTACAATTTGTTATTTATCATCCTCTCTTTAATCCGATTATCTATGGgctaaaaatgaaagaaattacTAAACACCTCAAGAGGTTGTTCTGTCAAGCGAAAGTGATCTAA
- the LOC133993444 gene encoding olfactory receptor 11A1-like gives MDDESNVTYITVGGYVEVEKYRYVYFLIMFTVYILIICSNIIIVCLIWVHENLHEPMYVFIAALLLNSVLYSTAIYPKMLIDFLSEKQIISYSACLFQFYIFYTLGMSDFLLLSAMAYDRYVSICKPLQYPVIMRKNTISIFLVLAWLLPACLMAVLVIQIADTKLCNFNLKGIFCNNAIYSLHCVRSKFVTIYGVVILFNLVLLPMLFVIFTYIRILILTYQSCREVRKKAAETCLPHLLVLISFTCLSAYDVSIARLESNFPKMARLIMTLQIVLYHPLFNPLIYGLKMKEISKHLKRLFCRAKRI, from the coding sequence ATGGATGATGAATCGAATGTAACATATATAACTGTTGGTGGGTATGTGGAAGTGGAAAAATACAgatatgtgtattttttgatcatgtttacagtatatattctAATAATCTGCAGTAATATCATTATTGTGTGTCTCATATGGGTTCACGAAAACCTTCATGAGCctatgtatgttttcattgcaGCTTTGTTACTGAACTCTGTTCTTTACAGCACTGCAATCTACCCAAAGATGTTAATTGACTTTTTATCTGAAAAACAGATCATATCATATTCAGCCtgtctttttcaattttatatattttacactttaGGCATGTCCGATTTCTTACTGTTGTCAGCCATGGCTTATGACAGGTATGTGTCTATATGTAAACCTCTGCAATATCCAGTTATCATGAGAAAAAACACGATCAGTATTTTTCTCGTTTTAGCATGGCTTTTGCCAGCATGTCTAATGGCAGTGCTAGTAATACAGATTGCTGATACTAAACTGtgcaactttaatttaaaaggaATATTTTGTAACAATGCAATTTACAGTCTTCATTGTGTGAGATCAAAATTTGTGACAATATATGGTGTggttattttattcaatttagtACTACTCCCTATGCTCTTTGTAATTTTTACATATATAAggatattaatattaacctaCCAAAGTTGTAGAGAAGTCaggaaaaaagcagcagagacatGTTTACCCCACTTGTTGGTTTTAATTAGCTTCACCTGTTTGAGTGCATATGATGTCAGTATAGCTCGACTGGAATCTAATTTTCCAAAAATGGCACGTCTAATAATGACGTTACAAATAGTTTTGTATCATCCTTTGTTTAATCCACTCATATATGGgctcaaaatgaaagaaatttcTAAACACCTCAAAAGGTTGTTCTGCCGAGCCAAAAGAATCTGA
- the LOC133993082 gene encoding olfactory receptor 11A1-like: MDDELNVTYITVDGYVEVEKYRYVYFLIMFTVYILIICSNIIIVCLIWVHKNLHEPMYVFIAALLLNSVLYSTAIYPKMLIDFLSEKQIISYSACLFQFYIFYSLGLSDFLLLSAMAYDRYVSICKPLQYPVIMRKNMISIFLVLAWLLPACQMAVLVIQIADTKLCNFNLKGIFCNNAIYSLHCVRSKFVTIYGVVILFNFILLPMLFIIFTYIRILILTYQSCREVRKKAAETCLPHLLVLISITCLSAYDVSIARLESNFPKMARLIMTLQIVLYHPLFNPLIYGLKMKEISKHLKRLFCRSKRI, translated from the coding sequence ATGGATGATGAATTAAATGTAACATATATAACTGTTGATGGGTATGTGGAAGTGGAAAAATAcagatatgtttattttttgatcatgtttacagtatatattctAATAATCTGCAGTAATATCATTATTGTGTGTCTCATATGGGTTCACAAAAACCTTCATGAGCctatgtatgttttcattgcaGCTTTGTTACTGAACTCTGTTCTTTACAGCACTGCAATCTACCCAAAGATGTTAATTGACTTTTTATCTGAAAAACAGATCATATCATATTCAGCCtgtctttttcaattttatatattttacagtttaggCTTGTCCGATTTCTTACTGTTGTCAGCCATGGCTTATGACAGGTATGTGTCTATATGTAAACCTCTGCAATATCCAGTTAtcatgagaaaaaacatgatcAGTATTTTTCTGGTTTTAGCGTGGCTTTTGCCAGCATGTCAAATGGCAGTGCTAGTAATACAGATTGCTGATACTAAACTGtgcaactttaatttaaaaggaATATTTTGTAACAATGCAATTTACAGTCTTCATTGTGTCAGATCAAAATTTGTGACAATATATGGTGTggttattttattcaattttataCTACTCCCTATGCTCTTTATAATTTTTACATATATAAggatattaatattaacctaCCAAAGTTGTAGAGAAGTCaggaaaaaagcagcagagacatGTTTACCCCACTTGTTGGTTTTAATCAGCATCACCTGTTTGAGTGCATATGATGTCAGTATAGCTCGACTGGAATCTAATTTTCCAAAAATGGCACGTCTAATAATGACGTTACAAATAGTTTTGTATCATCCTTTGTTTAATCCACTCATATATGGgctcaaaatgaaagaaatttcTAAACACCTCAAAAGGTTGTTCTGCCGATCCAAAAGAATCTGA